A region from the Geobacter benzoatilyticus genome encodes:
- the dxs gene encoding 1-deoxy-D-xylulose-5-phosphate synthase: MTTILETIDSPCDLKGLSASQLEQLASELRAKIIAVCAENGGHLAPSLGVVELTLALHRVFDSPTDKIIWDVGHQSYAHKLLTGRRDKFATLRTLGGISGFPKRCESPHDAYDTGHTSTSISAALGFAAARDLRGERNKVVAVIGDGSMTGGLAYEGLNHAGELNKDLVVILNDNEMSIAENVGALSNFLNRTVTSDFVHTIKKDLEGFLGGLDKIGHGVLKVAKRAEESLKSLFTPGMLFEAFGFEYIGPIDGHDIGRLTETFEKIKRFDDAVLIHVLTKKGKGYPPAEAKPALFHGVGPFEAETGKVLKGKGGAASYTGVFGEAIRKIAADDDRVIALTAAMPDGTGLTAFASDFPQRFFDVGIAEQHGVTFAAGLAAEGYRPVFAVYSSFLQRAYDQVFHDVCLQNLPVTFAIDRAGVVGSDGPTHHGLFDLSYLRHLPNMVVMAPKDENELQHMLKTAIDHDGPAALRYPRGNGYGISLDQAFQALPLGKSEMLREGNSGALLAVGSTVYPAREAAETLAADGLDFSVVNVRFIKPLDRDAIISLARATGTLVTVEENAVQGGFGTAVLELLEEEGIEGVKVLRLGYPDFYVEQGEQPELRAKFGLDAPGITERVRAFMRS, from the coding sequence ATGACGACAATTCTTGAAACCATCGACTCACCCTGCGATTTGAAGGGGCTTTCTGCCAGCCAACTTGAGCAGCTTGCATCGGAATTGAGGGCAAAAATCATTGCCGTCTGCGCCGAAAACGGCGGGCACCTGGCTCCGAGCCTCGGCGTGGTTGAACTGACTCTGGCTCTCCACAGGGTGTTCGATTCCCCCACGGACAAGATTATCTGGGATGTGGGGCACCAGTCCTATGCCCATAAATTGCTTACCGGCCGGCGGGATAAGTTTGCCACTCTTCGTACCCTCGGTGGAATCAGCGGTTTCCCCAAACGTTGCGAATCTCCCCATGATGCCTACGACACGGGCCATACCTCAACCTCCATCTCAGCGGCTCTCGGTTTTGCCGCCGCTCGCGACCTGCGTGGCGAACGGAACAAGGTAGTAGCAGTCATCGGCGATGGCTCCATGACGGGTGGCCTAGCATACGAGGGGCTCAATCACGCAGGAGAGCTGAACAAGGACCTGGTGGTTATTCTGAACGACAACGAGATGTCCATTGCCGAGAACGTGGGGGCGTTGTCCAATTTTCTGAACCGTACCGTGACCAGCGACTTTGTACACACGATCAAGAAGGACCTCGAAGGTTTTCTCGGCGGGCTTGACAAGATAGGCCACGGGGTTCTCAAGGTGGCGAAGCGCGCAGAGGAATCCCTCAAAAGTCTCTTCACGCCCGGCATGCTCTTCGAGGCGTTCGGGTTTGAATACATCGGTCCCATTGATGGGCACGACATCGGCCGCCTTACGGAAACCTTCGAAAAAATCAAAAGATTTGATGACGCGGTACTGATTCACGTTCTTACCAAGAAGGGAAAGGGATACCCCCCCGCGGAAGCAAAACCGGCCCTTTTTCACGGTGTCGGACCGTTTGAGGCTGAAACCGGCAAGGTGCTGAAAGGGAAGGGTGGGGCAGCTTCTTATACCGGCGTCTTCGGCGAGGCAATCAGAAAAATAGCGGCCGACGACGACCGGGTCATAGCACTCACCGCTGCCATGCCGGATGGGACCGGGCTCACCGCGTTCGCGTCAGATTTCCCCCAACGGTTCTTCGACGTGGGTATTGCCGAGCAGCACGGCGTAACCTTTGCCGCCGGGCTTGCCGCCGAGGGTTACCGGCCGGTATTCGCCGTTTACTCGTCCTTCCTGCAGCGGGCCTATGATCAGGTGTTCCACGATGTATGCCTGCAGAATCTTCCGGTCACTTTCGCCATAGACCGTGCCGGGGTTGTCGGAAGTGACGGCCCGACTCATCATGGGCTTTTCGATCTCTCGTACCTGCGTCATCTGCCTAATATGGTTGTAATGGCGCCAAAGGATGAGAACGAACTCCAGCATATGCTGAAGACAGCCATCGACCATGACGGGCCGGCGGCGCTGCGCTACCCGCGCGGCAACGGCTACGGCATTTCCCTTGACCAGGCATTTCAGGCGCTGCCGCTCGGGAAAAGTGAAATGTTGCGGGAAGGAAACAGCGGCGCTCTGCTTGCGGTAGGGTCAACCGTCTATCCCGCCCGAGAGGCAGCCGAAACCCTGGCGGCAGACGGACTAGATTTCAGCGTAGTCAACGTTCGATTCATCAAACCCCTTGACCGTGACGCAATCATATCCCTTGCCCGTGCAACCGGTACCCTGGTAACCGTTGAAGAAAACGCCGTACAGGGCGGGTTCGGTACGGCAGTGCTGGAACTGCTGGAAGAGGAGGGTATTGAAGGGGTCAAGGTCCTGCGCCTGGGGTACCCCGATTTTTATGTTGAACAGGGAGAACAGCCGGAACTCAGGGCTAAATTCGGACTGGACGCTCCGGGGATCACCGAAAGAGTTCGAGCATTCATGAGATCTTGA
- a CDS encoding polyprenyl synthetase family protein, translated as MDLKSYLKERCTIVDEALERHLPRESELPVSVHRSMRYSVFAGGKRIRPVLMLAACEAVGGTPDLALPAACAMEMIHTYSLIHDDLPAMDDDDFRRGRPTNHKVFGEAIAILAGDALLTEAFILMSSPEYAAKVGPSRLLPVIQEIGFCAGSRGMVGGQVVDMESEGQKDIDLATVQYIHTHKTGALMKASVKAGAILGGAEGEALAAMTRYGEAIGLAFQIADDILDIEGTTEQIGKDAGSDQARGKATYPAVMGLADSKRRAQELVEIALDAIAPFGEKAEPLREIARYIVSRNS; from the coding sequence ATGGACCTGAAAAGCTATCTCAAAGAACGCTGCACCATTGTTGACGAAGCCCTTGAACGCCATCTGCCGAGGGAGAGTGAGCTCCCCGTTTCCGTCCACCGTTCCATGCGTTATTCGGTCTTTGCCGGGGGAAAGCGGATACGTCCCGTGCTGATGCTCGCTGCTTGCGAGGCGGTGGGAGGAACGCCGGATCTCGCTCTTCCTGCGGCCTGCGCCATGGAGATGATACATACCTATTCACTGATTCACGATGACTTGCCGGCCATGGACGATGACGATTTCCGCCGCGGCCGTCCCACCAACCACAAGGTTTTCGGAGAAGCAATCGCCATTCTCGCCGGCGATGCGCTCCTGACGGAAGCATTTATCCTCATGAGCTCTCCGGAATATGCAGCGAAAGTTGGGCCTTCCCGTCTGCTTCCGGTTATCCAGGAAATCGGCTTCTGCGCCGGATCCAGGGGTATGGTCGGCGGCCAGGTAGTCGATATGGAGAGTGAGGGGCAAAAGGATATTGATCTGGCCACGGTCCAGTACATCCACACCCACAAGACCGGCGCCCTTATGAAGGCTTCGGTCAAAGCCGGGGCCATCCTCGGAGGGGCTGAAGGGGAGGCCCTCGCGGCCATGACCCGTTACGGGGAAGCCATCGGCCTCGCCTTCCAGATAGCCGACGATATTCTTGATATAGAGGGAACCACCGAACAGATCGGTAAAGATGCCGGAAGCGATCAAGCCCGCGGCAAAGCAACGTATCCGGCGGTTATGGGCCTGGCCGACTCCAAACGCCGCGCCCAGGAACTGGTTGAAATCGCCCTTGATGCCATCGCGCCTTTCGGTGAGAAGGCCGAGCCGCTGCGGGAAATTGCCCGCTATATCGTATCCCGGAATTCCTGA
- a CDS encoding exodeoxyribonuclease VII small subunit, which produces MAVEKFETALKKLEEVVNRLESGDLSLDDSLKAFEEGVKMAAFCTKKLDEAEKKVELLLKKKDGSFSKEPFRLDEGE; this is translated from the coding sequence ATGGCCGTTGAAAAGTTCGAAACCGCACTTAAAAAGCTGGAAGAAGTGGTGAACAGGCTTGAAAGCGGGGACTTGTCCCTTGATGACTCCCTCAAAGCTTTTGAGGAGGGGGTCAAAATGGCCGCCTTCTGCACCAAAAAGCTGGATGAGGCGGAAAAAAAGGTGGAGTTACTGCTCAAGAAAAAGGACGGCAGTTTCTCGAAGGAGCCATTCCGGCTGGATGAAGGGGAGTAG
- a CDS encoding YkgJ family cysteine cluster protein, with the protein MDGILKEYSELLSSVDKWFANCIAQSGERIRCAAGCSECCRGLFDITLLDAALLKKGFDQLDACTRGQVLERCRSRLFVLQELWPEFDSPYLLNYRPEEEWEILMPDDDETPCPLLGQDGRCLVYEFRPMTCRLHGLPLVDLTGEVLHDEWCTLNFVDNDPLADTALRGEFTDIFRAEVRLFRRLSARLLGREFAELDTFIPTALLIDFQHFDWPGYGAALAATP; encoded by the coding sequence ATGGACGGGATTTTAAAGGAATATAGCGAACTGCTGTCCAGTGTGGACAAGTGGTTCGCCAACTGTATCGCGCAATCCGGTGAGCGCATCCGCTGTGCCGCGGGGTGCTCCGAGTGCTGCCGAGGGCTTTTCGATATCACGCTCCTAGATGCGGCGCTCCTTAAAAAGGGTTTCGATCAACTGGATGCCTGCACCCGCGGGCAGGTATTGGAGCGATGCCGTTCGCGCCTTTTTGTGCTCCAGGAGCTTTGGCCCGAGTTCGATTCTCCCTATCTTCTCAACTACCGTCCCGAAGAAGAGTGGGAAATTCTCATGCCCGATGACGATGAAACTCCTTGCCCGCTTCTCGGGCAGGACGGCAGATGCCTGGTCTACGAATTTCGCCCCATGACCTGCCGGCTCCATGGGCTTCCCCTGGTTGATCTTACGGGAGAAGTGCTCCATGACGAATGGTGCACCCTCAATTTTGTTGATAACGACCCCCTGGCCGACACTGCACTCAGGGGAGAGTTCACTGATATATTCAGGGCAGAGGTCCGTCTCTTTCGGCGTTTGTCGGCACGCCTCCTGGGGCGAGAATTCGCAGAGCTTGACACTTTCATCCCAACCGCCCTCCTCATTGACTTCCAGCATTTCGATTGGCCCGGTTATGGGGCAGCTCTGGCCGCAACTCCTTGA
- the pyrE gene encoding orotate phosphoribosyltransferase produces MTDRERLKQIILELSYEKRKVTLASGRESDFYFDGKQTTLHAEGGLLVGKLFYEAIKDVEGVQGVGGITLGADPIATATSIAAYLDGRPMHAFIIRKEPKGHGTGQWLEGRKNLPPGSKVVIVEDVVTTGGSSMKAVRRAEEEGLIVLGIVSLVDREEGGRENIEAEGVWLRSIFTRSQLVD; encoded by the coding sequence ATGACTGACCGGGAGCGCTTGAAACAGATAATACTGGAACTTTCCTACGAAAAGAGAAAGGTGACCCTCGCTTCTGGCCGGGAGAGCGATTTCTACTTTGACGGCAAGCAGACCACCCTCCATGCCGAGGGGGGGCTTCTGGTCGGCAAGCTTTTCTATGAAGCAATAAAAGATGTCGAAGGTGTCCAGGGCGTCGGCGGCATTACCCTCGGGGCCGATCCGATTGCGACAGCAACGTCCATCGCGGCATATCTCGACGGACGTCCCATGCATGCATTCATTATCCGTAAAGAGCCCAAGGGCCACGGTACGGGTCAATGGCTCGAAGGGCGCAAAAATCTTCCGCCCGGTTCGAAGGTAGTTATCGTGGAGGATGTGGTGACCACCGGAGGTTCCTCCATGAAAGCCGTCCGCCGTGCCGAGGAAGAGGGTCTGATTGTACTCGGTATCGTTTCTCTAGTGGACCGGGAAGAGGGGGGCCGTGAAAACATCGAGGCTGAAGGGGTCTGGTTGAGAAGCATTTTCACCAGGTCTCAGCTCGTTGATTAA
- the purF gene encoding amidophosphoribosyltransferase encodes MKLYRPTEECGIFGIYGHPEAANLTYLGLYALQHRGQEACGIVSSDGRSLHVHRSMGLVADVFGDQALFRNLPGPAAIGHVRYSTTGDSVTKNVQPIKVDYSRGSIAVAHNGNLVNAQIVKDELEAWGSIFQTTMDTEVILHLLAASKQNSLEDRIAEALGRLKGAYCLLFLTETRMVAARDPQGFRPLCLGKLGDGWVVASESCALDLIEAEFVREVEPGEVIVITKDGITSHFPLKKAETAPCIFEFVYFARPDSYIFGKNVYSVRKEFGRQLAREHQVDADIVIPVPDSGVPAALGYAQEAGLPFELGLIRNHYIGRTFIEPQQSIRHFGVKIKLNPVREILEGKRVVVIDDSIVRGTTSRKIVKMVRNAGAKEVHVRISSPPTSYPCYYGIDTPTRKELISSSHTLEEIRRYITADSLGYLSEEGLLQSVGAGNTPYCKACFSGNYPITFPKLAAAPQLDLF; translated from the coding sequence ATGAAGCTTTACAGACCTACGGAAGAATGCGGAATTTTTGGTATTTACGGTCATCCAGAGGCGGCGAACCTGACTTATCTCGGGCTCTACGCCCTTCAACACCGGGGACAGGAAGCATGCGGCATCGTCTCTTCGGACGGACGAAGCCTTCATGTTCACCGGAGCATGGGACTGGTGGCGGATGTCTTCGGCGATCAGGCGCTTTTTCGCAATCTCCCTGGTCCCGCGGCAATCGGCCATGTCCGTTACTCAACAACTGGAGATTCTGTCACCAAGAACGTCCAGCCAATCAAGGTGGATTATTCCCGCGGCTCCATTGCCGTGGCCCACAATGGCAATCTGGTTAACGCGCAGATCGTCAAGGACGAGTTGGAGGCATGGGGGTCGATCTTTCAGACCACAATGGACACGGAGGTAATCCTCCATCTGCTGGCTGCCTCCAAACAGAACTCCCTTGAGGACCGTATCGCCGAAGCTCTCGGACGTCTGAAGGGAGCTTACTGCCTTCTGTTCCTGACCGAGACCCGCATGGTTGCGGCCCGGGACCCCCAGGGCTTCCGCCCCCTTTGTCTCGGCAAGCTGGGCGACGGCTGGGTTGTCGCCTCGGAGAGTTGCGCCCTTGACCTCATCGAGGCTGAATTCGTCCGTGAGGTTGAGCCAGGCGAGGTCATCGTCATTACGAAGGATGGCATTACCTCGCATTTCCCCCTCAAGAAGGCTGAAACGGCCCCCTGTATCTTCGAATTTGTTTACTTCGCACGCCCCGATTCCTATATTTTCGGGAAAAACGTCTACTCGGTCCGCAAGGAATTCGGACGGCAGCTGGCCCGGGAGCACCAGGTCGATGCCGATATCGTCATCCCGGTTCCCGATTCGGGTGTCCCGGCTGCGTTGGGCTATGCCCAGGAAGCCGGACTTCCTTTCGAATTGGGGCTGATTCGTAACCACTACATCGGACGAACCTTCATTGAACCCCAGCAATCGATCCGGCACTTCGGGGTGAAAATCAAGCTCAATCCGGTGCGCGAGATCCTTGAGGGTAAGCGGGTTGTAGTAATCGACGATTCCATTGTGCGGGGGACCACTTCCCGCAAGATCGTGAAGATGGTTCGCAATGCCGGCGCCAAAGAGGTTCATGTCCGCATCTCGTCGCCTCCCACCAGCTACCCCTGCTATTACGGCATCGACACGCCAACCCGCAAGGAGCTGATCTCTTCCTCCCATACTCTTGAAGAGATCCGCAGATATATCACCGCTGACTCCCTCGGCTACCTCTCGGAGGAGGGCCTGCTGCAATCCGTCGGGGCCGGGAATACACCATACTGCAAGGCCTGCTTCTCCGGTAACTATCCCATAACATTCCCCAAGCTGGCGGCGGCGCCCCAGCTGGATCTTTTCTGA
- a CDS encoding phosphoribosylformylglycinamidine synthase subunit PurQ, with the protein MSKTRAIVITGNGTNCEVEAAHACRLGGFDDAVIAHISDLLSGDIRLDDFHFINLTGGFLDGDDLGSAKAQANRLRYAKVDDLEEHLIDQFSRFINAGKLILGVCNGFQLMVKMGLLPAIGGSYLKQTATLTFNDCGRFQDRWVYLKVDPASPSVYTGDVEQGIYLPMRHGEGKLVVDSPATLAAIEDKHLAVFRYSDAAYSAPTMEFPLNPNGSVNAIAALCDETGRLMGMMPHPEAFVHRTHHPRWTREELPEEGDGLVLFKNAAEYVRKNLL; encoded by the coding sequence ATGTCGAAAACACGAGCTATTGTCATAACCGGCAACGGTACCAACTGTGAAGTGGAGGCGGCTCACGCCTGTCGCCTCGGCGGATTCGACGACGCGGTTATCGCCCATATTTCAGACCTGTTGTCGGGCGACATCCGCCTGGATGACTTCCACTTCATCAACCTCACCGGCGGCTTTCTCGACGGCGATGACCTGGGCAGCGCAAAGGCGCAAGCCAATCGTCTCCGCTACGCCAAGGTGGATGATCTCGAAGAGCATCTCATCGACCAGTTCAGCCGTTTCATAAATGCGGGCAAACTGATCCTCGGGGTCTGCAACGGTTTTCAGCTAATGGTGAAAATGGGGCTCCTGCCGGCAATTGGCGGATCTTATCTGAAGCAGACCGCAACCCTGACCTTCAATGACTGTGGCCGGTTTCAGGACCGCTGGGTCTATCTTAAGGTAGATCCCGCCTCTCCCTCGGTCTACACGGGTGATGTAGAACAGGGAATATACCTGCCGATGCGTCACGGGGAGGGGAAGCTTGTCGTAGACAGCCCTGCCACGCTTGCCGCCATCGAGGATAAGCATCTTGCCGTCTTCAGGTATTCCGATGCAGCCTACAGCGCACCCACCATGGAATTTCCCCTGAATCCCAACGGGTCGGTTAATGCCATTGCGGCCCTCTGCGATGAAACCGGCCGACTTATGGGTATGATGCCCCACCCGGAGGCTTTCGTCCACCGGACCCATCATCCCCGCTGGACTCGCGAAGAACTGCCCGAAGAAGGTGACGGTCTTGTCCTGTTCAAGAACGCTGCTGAGTACGTAAGGAAAAATTTGCTGTAA
- a CDS encoding phosphoribosylformylglycinamidine synthase subunit PurS, with protein sequence MVRRIEIALREGLRDARGERIKREIQHFLHLPVDSVRTIDVYTVDAELSEEEFVKTASEPFCDPVIQVWSIDRPLAAGFDFLVEVGYRPGVTDNIGRTGREAIEYITGRPLKAGEGVFTSVQYLLSGNLSRTDVELIARNLLGNALIQRFAVLDQAEFAANGGVSAYVPRVQSQSEIQVREIDLEVSDEELMRISKDGVLALTLDEMKIIQAHYRDQQVREARQKLGLGAVPTDVELECLAQTWSEHCKHKIFAGTVHYEDDKGNRQEIKSLFKSFIQRTTKDVREKLGNKDFCLSVFKDNAGVIKFNEDWSLVFKVETHNSPSALDPYGGALTGIVGVNRDPFGTGKGAKLIFNTDVFCFADPFYDKPLPSRLLHPRRIYEGVVEGVEHGGNKSGIPTVNGSLVFDERFAGKPLVFCGTAGIMPATLNGEPGHEKSIKPGDLIVMTGGRIGKDGIHGATFSSEELNENSPVTAVQIGDPITQKRMFDFLIRARDKGLYRFITDNGAGGLSSSVGEMAGECGGCHMDLAKAPLKYPGLDPWEILISEAQERMSLAVPPESIDEFMAMAKRFNVEATILGEFTDSGYFHMVYGDRTVAWLPMEFMHEGLPPMQLPAKWAPPRYEEPVLPAKEDYTADLKQLLGALNICSKESVVRRYDHEVQGGSVVKPFTGVANDGPSDAAVVRPILDSFEGVVVAHGICPRYSDIDTYHMTANAIDEALRNYVAVGGSLDLVAGLDNFCWCDPVKSEKTPDGEYKMAQLVRANHALYDVCLAYNLPLISGKDSMKNDFYDGATKISIPPTILFSVIGKIEDARKSVTMDVKRPGDIVYLLGTTGNEMGGSEYLALRGGIGNIVPKVNPEKALKRYRALHMAITGGLIASCHDLSDGGLAVALAETAFAGGYGIAADLGRVLWGDADPLRNDAVLLFSESASRHLVTVRPENRDAFETAMAGNCFSAIGTVTEEAAVAITGLSGKTVVNAGIEELKEAWQSPLREL encoded by the coding sequence ATGGTAAGACGAATCGAGATTGCCCTCAGGGAAGGTCTTCGCGACGCCCGTGGCGAGAGAATCAAAAGAGAGATTCAGCATTTTCTGCATTTGCCGGTGGATTCTGTACGGACCATAGATGTATATACCGTGGATGCGGAATTGTCCGAGGAGGAATTCGTCAAGACCGCTTCGGAGCCTTTCTGCGATCCGGTCATTCAGGTCTGGAGCATTGATCGTCCTCTAGCCGCCGGGTTCGACTTCCTGGTTGAGGTCGGCTATCGCCCCGGAGTGACCGACAACATCGGACGCACCGGCAGGGAAGCCATTGAATACATCACCGGCCGTCCCCTAAAGGCGGGCGAAGGAGTCTTTACCTCGGTACAGTATCTCCTCAGCGGTAATCTCTCCCGAACCGACGTCGAACTGATTGCCCGAAATCTTCTCGGTAATGCCCTCATTCAACGCTTTGCGGTGCTCGACCAGGCCGAGTTTGCGGCAAATGGGGGGGTGTCGGCCTATGTACCCAGGGTTCAGTCTCAGTCAGAAATTCAGGTCAGGGAAATCGATCTTGAAGTTTCCGATGAAGAACTGATGCGGATCAGCAAGGATGGGGTTCTCGCCCTGACCCTTGATGAGATGAAAATCATTCAGGCGCATTACCGCGATCAGCAGGTCCGCGAGGCGCGCCAGAAGCTCGGGCTTGGTGCGGTTCCGACCGATGTTGAACTGGAATGCCTTGCCCAAACGTGGTCCGAGCACTGCAAGCACAAGATCTTTGCCGGGACGGTACATTACGAGGACGATAAGGGGAACCGGCAGGAAATCAAGTCGCTATTCAAATCGTTCATTCAGCGGACTACCAAGGATGTTCGGGAGAAGTTGGGCAATAAGGATTTTTGCCTTTCAGTTTTCAAAGACAATGCAGGAGTAATCAAGTTCAATGAAGACTGGTCCCTGGTTTTCAAGGTGGAAACCCACAACTCCCCTTCGGCTCTGGACCCTTACGGCGGGGCACTGACCGGCATCGTCGGCGTGAATCGCGATCCATTCGGCACCGGCAAAGGTGCGAAGCTCATCTTCAACACCGATGTTTTCTGCTTTGCCGATCCTTTCTACGACAAACCGCTGCCGTCCAGGCTTCTCCATCCACGCCGCATTTACGAAGGGGTTGTCGAAGGGGTTGAGCATGGCGGCAACAAAAGCGGCATACCTACGGTCAACGGATCTCTAGTATTCGATGAGCGTTTTGCTGGTAAACCCCTGGTTTTTTGTGGAACAGCCGGCATCATGCCTGCGACGTTGAACGGCGAACCGGGTCACGAGAAGTCGATAAAGCCGGGCGACTTGATTGTCATGACCGGCGGGCGTATCGGCAAGGACGGCATCCACGGCGCCACTTTCTCCTCCGAGGAACTGAATGAGAATTCGCCTGTCACCGCGGTACAGATCGGCGACCCCATCACCCAGAAGAGAATGTTCGATTTCCTGATCCGTGCCCGCGACAAGGGGTTATATCGGTTCATCACCGATAACGGCGCCGGCGGCCTTTCATCGTCAGTCGGCGAAATGGCGGGCGAGTGCGGCGGCTGCCATATGGATCTTGCCAAGGCTCCCCTCAAGTATCCCGGGCTCGATCCCTGGGAGATACTCATCTCCGAGGCCCAGGAGCGCATGAGTCTTGCCGTGCCGCCGGAATCCATCGACGAATTCATGGCAATGGCCAAGCGTTTCAATGTTGAAGCGACCATATTGGGCGAGTTTACCGACAGCGGTTATTTCCATATGGTCTACGGTGACCGCACCGTTGCCTGGCTGCCCATGGAGTTCATGCACGAAGGGCTTCCCCCGATGCAGCTTCCCGCAAAGTGGGCACCGCCACGCTACGAAGAACCGGTTCTCCCCGCAAAAGAGGATTATACCGCAGACCTGAAGCAGCTTCTCGGCGCACTGAATATCTGTTCCAAGGAGTCGGTGGTCCGCCGCTATGACCACGAAGTGCAGGGTGGGAGCGTAGTTAAACCCTTCACCGGCGTGGCCAACGATGGCCCTTCCGATGCCGCCGTGGTCCGGCCGATTCTCGATTCCTTTGAAGGGGTCGTGGTGGCCCACGGGATCTGCCCCCGCTACTCCGATATCGACACTTACCACATGACCGCAAACGCCATTGACGAGGCGCTGCGCAACTATGTGGCCGTTGGCGGCTCTCTGGATCTCGTGGCCGGACTCGACAACTTCTGCTGGTGCGACCCGGTGAAGTCGGAGAAGACACCCGATGGCGAGTACAAGATGGCCCAGCTGGTCCGTGCCAACCATGCCCTTTATGACGTTTGCCTTGCCTATAATCTTCCGCTAATTTCAGGCAAGGACTCCATGAAAAACGATTTTTATGATGGGGCCACTAAAATTTCGATCCCGCCGACCATTCTTTTCTCGGTTATCGGCAAGATAGAGGATGCCAGAAAAAGCGTTACCATGGACGTTAAGCGACCCGGCGATATCGTCTACCTCCTTGGAACTACCGGCAACGAGATGGGGGGGTCCGAGTACCTGGCCCTGCGTGGCGGCATCGGCAACATTGTCCCGAAGGTTAACCCCGAGAAAGCCCTCAAACGGTACCGTGCCCTGCACATGGCCATAACCGGCGGTCTTATAGCTTCCTGCCACGATCTTTCTGACGGCGGCCTTGCCGTCGCCCTGGCCGAGACAGCTTTTGCCGGCGGGTACGGTATTGCCGCCGATCTCGGCCGGGTCCTCTGGGGAGATGCCGACCCCTTGCGCAACGATGCTGTTCTTCTGTTCTCCGAATCGGCTTCGCGGCATCTTGTGACGGTTCGCCCCGAGAATCGGGATGCCTTCGAAACAGCCATGGCCGGCAATTGTTTCTCGGCCATCGGAACCGTTACGGAAGAGGCTGCTGTTGCCATTACCGGGCTTTCCGGCAAAACGGTTGTGAACGCAGGTATTGAAGAACTTAAAGAAGCGTGGCAGAGTCCGCTGAGGGAGCTGTAG